One window of Medicago truncatula cultivar Jemalong A17 chromosome 2, MtrunA17r5.0-ANR, whole genome shotgun sequence genomic DNA carries:
- the LOC120578409 gene encoding uncharacterized protein, with product MADAEQTNSDLREEVSSLKEGMEKITAMMMDMMAAQARASQAKVVQTVQGDVEVSQPAGSTATIGTTQPLVNQFSSGDMTNMYSSGFRLAGSLGSSIPPQYHMPPGYPWGMPLANNEGVRHNAPEMQFPFGHQQTPFYQSGQPFPQATMTYAGPFVHAAHQEEEQVYHSNSVAGDDRVGNLEERFEAVHKELKTIRGKEMFSQNVNDLCLVPDVVIPHKFKMPIFEKYTGDTCPEMHLVTYVRKMVAHKNNEPLLIHCFQDSLTGPAHTWYMNLKGITTFEELANAFIQQYKYNSYLAPNRKELQSMTQGDKESFKEYAQRFIQKSAQIRPPLDEREVSDLFYETLSPFYSEKMLGCASQKFTDMVDMGVRIEDWVRKGRVSRDGASSAGSSNGNRKFGNGYSKKNAQEVGMVAHGGSQPIYPSYPFVANIPPPTPAPQNPNYQLQRPQTPHPYYPPLYQPQPYQPQPFYQQPYYPPPPQQQQPRPRAQQQHTRPQRNQFPPIPMTYEALLPSLLARGLVQTLPPPRVQNPLPPWYRADRNCAFHQGAPGHDIEHCYPLKEAVQKLIHSKDLSFTDPNPAAPDHPLPPHGPTVNMVEDYQEGGLVTRSQDIKTPLVPLHMKMCEAAMFSHNHNICEVCSVDPRGCAQVQDDVQGLMDRGELVVTREDKSVCVVIPVFKDSAKPIDGVTPVFKDNSKPAVTPLVICVPRPKPFFSPNAMPYNYEPTSIENGREISWSPSTSVSNIAENSQILRSGRILPAVVQAKKKAPVLESVPIPDPSKGKSVVQPGETDNDEILKLIKKSDYKIVDQLLQTPSKISIMSLLTSSDAHRDALMKVLNQAYVDHDVTLGQFGSIVGNVTACNNLSFSDEDLPVEGKNHNMALHISVMCKTDSLSNVLIDTGSSLNVMAKTTFDKLTFSDGFIRPSCVSVRAFDGSRKSVWGEVDLPITVGPQEFKVTFQIMDIQASYSCLLGRPWIHEAGAVTSTLHQKLKFVSRGKLVTVSGESALLVSHLSSFSFIGGESSDGTSFQGLSVESGTTRGETCMASLKDAQRVIQEGKAEGWGKLVQLPENKRKEGLGFSGNKQVMFDPTRGTFHSAGFINAPPETNAILEDQSGEVAPDFVTPGGNCCNWIAVDIPSVIPLSKLNIHEPVEHDDIMLPPNFEFPVYEAWIEEDEEIPDELRWMLEQERKAIQPHKEEIELINLGTEDDKKEIKIGASLEASVKKKIIELLREYDDIFAWSYKDMPGLDHDVVEHRLPLKPECPPVKQKLRRSHPDMALKIKEEVRKQIDAGFLITSEYPQWLANIVPVPKKDGKVRMCVDYRDLNKASPKDDFPLPHIDVLVDSTARCKVFSFMDGFSGYNQIKMAPEDREKTSFITPWGAFCYLVMPFGLINAGATYQRGMTKIFHDMIHKEIEVYVDDMIVKSGTEEEHVESGKLLGFIVSQKGIEVDPDKVKAIREMPAPKTEKQVRGFLGRLNYISRFISHMTATCGPIFKLLRKDQGIVWTEECQKAFDSIKGYLLEPPILVPPVEGRPLIMYLTVLEDSMGCVLGQQDETGKKEHAIYYLSKKFTDCESRYSMLEKTCCALAWAAKRLRHYMVNHTTWLISKMDPIKYIFEKPALTGRIARWQMLLSEYDIVYRTQKAIKGSILADHLAHQPIEDYQPIKFDFPDEEIMYLKMKDCDEPLFGEGPDPDSKWGLIFDGAVNVYGNGIGAVILTPKGTHIPFTARLRFDCTNNIAEYEIKGKWETHHDGLVPYRDYARRLLTFFNKVELHHIPRDENQMADALATLSSMIKVNHGNDVPLISVKFLDRPAYVFAAEAVFDDKPWFHDIKVFLQTQEYPPGASRKDKRTLRRLSGNFFLSGDVLYKRNFDSVLLRCVDRREADLLMHEIHEGSFGTHSSGYSMAKKALRAGYYWITMHADCHHYAKKCHKCQIYADKIHVPPSMLNVISSPWPFSMWGIDMIGRIEPRASNGHRFILVAIDYFTKWVEAASYANVTKQVVVRFIKNNIICRYGVPNKIITDNGTNLNNKMMKELCDDFKIEHHNSSPYRPQMNGAVEAANKNIKKIVQKMVVTYKDWHEMLPYALYGYRTSVRTSTGATPFSLVYGTEAILPVEVEIPSLRVLMEAELSEAEWCQNRYDQLNLIEEKRMAALCHGQLYQTKMKQAFDKKVRPREFKEGDLVVKSIKSFQPDPRGKWTPNYEGPYVVKRAFSGGALILTTMDGEDLPRPVNSDAVK from the exons ATGGCAGATGCTGAACAAACGAACAGTGACCTTAGGGAAGAGGTTAGTAGCCTCAAGGAAGGTATGGAAAAAATAACTGCAATGATGATGGACATGATGGCCGCACAGGCACGAGCCTCTCAAGCAAAAGTCGTTCAGACTGTTCAGGGAGATGTTGAAGTCTCTCAGCCTGCTGGTTCTACTGCAACTATTGGTACTACACAGCCCTTGGTGAATCAGTTTTCCTCTGGTGATATGACAAATATGTATAGTTCAGGGTTTCGTCTTGCTggctctcttggttcttctatTCCTCCTCAGTATCATATGCCGCCAGGCTATCCGTGGGGCATGCCACTCGCAAATAATGAAGGTGTTCGTCATAATGCACCAGAAATGCAGTTTCCTTTTGGACATCAACAAACACCGTTTTATCAGTCCGGCCAGCCTTTTCCTCAGGCCACTATGACCTATGCTGGACCCTTTGTTCATGCTGCTCATCAAGAAGAAGAACAGGTTTATCACTCCAATAGTGTGGCTGGTGATGATAGGGTGGGAAACTTGGAAGAAAGGTTTGAGGCGGTGCACAAAGAGTTAAAGACTATCCGCGGTAAAGAAATGTTCAGTCAGAATGTGAATGATCTCTGCTTGGTTCCAGATGTGGTGATACCTCATAAGTTTAAAATGCCGATCTTTGAAAAATACACAGGGGATACTTGCCCTGAGATGCACTTAGTCACATATGTCAGGAAGATGGTTGCTCACAAGAATAATGAGCCTCTGCTTATTCACTGTTTCCAGGACAGTTTGACTGGTCCCGCACACACATGGTATATGAATTTGAAGGGCATCACAACCTTTGAGGAATTGGCCAATGCTTTCATCCAACAGTACAAGTATAACTCTTATCTGGCACCTAACCGGAAAGAACTGCAATCTATGACTCAGGGTGATAAGGAATCTTTCAAGGAATACGCTCAACGCTTCATTCAAAAGTCTGCTCAAATCCGTCCGCCTCTGGATGAAAGAGAAGTGTCCGATCTATTCTATGAGACTCTGAGCCCTTTCTACTCAGAGAAGATGCTTGGTTGTGCTTCACAGAAGTTTACCGATATGGTAGATATGGGTGTGCGCATTGAAGATTGGGTCCGTAAGGGACGTGTAAGTAGAGATGGTGCTTCTTCAGCTGGTTCATCTAATGGTAATAGGAAGTTCGGAAATGGGTACTCAAAGAAGAACGCTCAAGAGGTTGGCATGGTGGCCCATGGCGGATCCCAGCCTATATACCCTAGCTACCCCTTTGTTGCTAACATTCCACCACCTACCCCAGCTCCACAAAATCCAAACTATCAACTACAAAGGCCTCAAACACCCCATCCATATTATCCACCACTATATCAACCACAACCTTATCAACCCCAACCGTTTTATCAACAACCATACTATCCCCCACCACCTCAACAGCAACAGCCTCGCCCTCGAGCTCAACAACAACATACTCGCCCTCAAAGAAACCAATTTCCCCCTATCCCCATGACATATGAAGCCTTGTTACCTTCCTTGCTTGCCCGAGGTCTTGTTCAGACCCTACCACCTCCTCGTGTGCAGAACCCTTTACCCCCTTGGTACCGTGCTGATCGAAAttgtgccttccatcaaggggcaccaggaCACGACATTGAACACTGTTACCCCCTTAAAGAGGCAGTTCAAAAGTTGATTCACAGCAAAGATTTATCCTTCACTGACCCGAACCCTGCTGCTCCAGACCATCCTCTGCCACCCCATGGGCCTACTGTTAACATGGTTGAAGATTATCAAGAAGGGGGTCTTGTCACTCGCTCTCAGGATATCAAAACTCCGTTGGTTCCGTTACATATGAAGATGTGTGAGGCAGCTATGTTTAGCCACAATCATAATATTTGTGAGGTATGTTCTGTGGATCCCCGCGGTTGCGCGCAGGTTCAAGATGATGTGCAAGGGCTAATGGATCGGGGAGAGCTGGTAGTCACAAGGGAGGACAAGAGTGTCTGTGTTGTAATCCCTGTGTTCAAAGATAGTGCGAAACCAATTGATGGTGTTACTCCAGTGTTCAAGGACAATTCCAAGCCAGCTGTCACTCCTCTTGTGATTTGTGTGCCGAGACCCAAGCCGTTTTTCTCTCCAAACGCCATGCCGTATAACTATGAACCTACAAGCATAGAGAATGGTAGAGAGATATCCTGGAGTCCCTCAACTTCTGTGAGTAACATTGCAGAGAATAGTCAAATTCTGAGAAGTGGACGCATCCTTCCGGCTGTTGTGCAAGCAAAGAAGAAAGCTCCGGTGTTAGAGTCAGTGCCAATACCAGATCCTAGCAAGGGTAAGAGTGTGGTTCAACCCGGTGAAACTGATAATGATGAGATTTTGAAGCTGATCAagaaaagtgattataagatagTGGATCAGTTATTGCAGACTCCATCAAAGATTTCTATCATGTCACTATTGACAAGCTCTGATGCTCATAGGGATGCATTGATGAAGGTGTTGAATCAAGCCTACGTAGACCATGATGTGACTTTGGGTCAATTTGGGAGCATTGTTGGAAATGTGACGGCATGCAACAATCTGAGTTTCAGCGATGAAGACCTCCCAGTGGAGGGGAAGAACCATAAtatggccttgcatatctctgTTATGTGCAAAACAGATTCTTTGTCCAATGTCTTGATAGACACCGGTTCTTCTCTCAATGTGATGGCGAAGACTACCTTTGATAAATTGACATTTTCAGATGGATTTATTAGACCTAGTTGTGTATCAGTAAGGGCATTTGATGGATCCAGGAAGTCGGTATGGGGAGAAGTAGATTTACCTATCACTGTTGGGCCCCAAGAGTTTAAAGTTACATTCCAGATAATGGATATTCAAGCTTCCTACAGCTGTTTACTTGGTAGACCATGGATTCACGAAGCCGGGGCAGTAACATCCACCCTTCATCAAAAGTTAAAGTTTGTGAGTCGTGGAAAACTTGTTACAGTAAGTGGGGAATCAGCTCTTTTGGTTAGCCATTTGTCGTCTTTTTCCTTCATTGGTGGTGAAAGTTCGGATGGAACGTCATTCCAAGGGCTTTCGGTCGAAAGCGGTACTACAAGAGGTGAAACATGCATGGCATCTCtaaaggatgctcagagagtaATTCAAGAAGGAAAAGCGGAAGGTTGGGGGAAGCTAGTACAGTTGCCCGAGAACAAGCGCAAAGAAGGTCTGGGTTTCTCTGGCAATAAGCAAGTGATGTTCGACCCAACTAGGGGTACTTTTCACAGTGCTGGATTCATTAATGCGCCGCCTGAGACTAATGCAATCTTGGAAGATCAATCAGGAGAAGTGGCACCTGACTTTGTGACTCCGGGTGGAAACTGCTGCAATTGGATTGCTGTTGACATCCCTTCTGTGATACCTCTTTCTAA ACTGAACATACATGAGCCCGTTGAACATGATGACATTATGCTAcctcccaactttgagttcccagTTTACGAAGCTTGGATagaagaggatgaagagatTCCCGATGAGCTCCGATGGATGTTAGAGCAAGAAAgaaaagccattcagcctcacaaGGAAGAAATAGAGTTAATCAACCTGGGCACTGAggatgataaaaaagaaattaagattGGAGCGTCGTTAGAGGCGTCTGTCAAGAAAAAGATAATTGAGCTTCTCAGAGAGTATGATGATATATTTGCATGGTCCTACAAAGACATGCCGGGGTTAGACCATGATGTTGTGGAACACCGTTTGCCTTTGAAGCCCGAGTGTCCTCCAGTCAAGCAGAAGTTAAGAAgatctcatccagatatggctctcaagatcaaagaggaagtgCGAAAGCAAATTGATGCAGGTTTCTTGATTACCTCCGAATATCCTCAATGGTTGGCCAACATAGTGCCcgttccaaagaaagatggtaaggtcagaatgtgtgttgactatCGGGATTTGAACAAAGCTAGTCCGAAGGATGATTTCCCTTTACCTCACATTGATGTATTGGTTGATAGTACTGCTAGATGCAAGGtattctccttcatggatgggtTCTCCGGGTATAACCAGATCAAGATGGCTCCAgaggatagagaaaagacatcgtTCATCACGCCTTGGGGCGCTTTCTGCTACTTAGTAATGCCGTTTGGGttgataaatgctggtgccactTACCAGAGAGGCATGACTAAAATATTCCACGATATGATACATAAAGAGATCGAAgtgtatgtggatgatatgattgtcaAATCGGgtactgaagaagaacatgttga ATCCGGCAAGCTCTTGGGTTTTATTGTCAGCCAGAAGGGTATCGAAGTGGATCCCGACAAAGTCAAAGCTATCAGGGAAATGCCTGCTCCAAAGACAGAGAAACAAGTTAGAGGGTTTCTAGGAAGACTGAACTACATCTCCAGATTCATCTCTCATATGACGGCCACATGTGGGCCGATATTCAAGTTACTCCGTAAAGATCAAGGGATTGTTTGGACGGAAGAGTGCCAGAAAGCTTTTGACAGCATCAAAGGGTATTTGTTAGAACCTCCGATTCTTGTTCCTCCGGTCGAAGGgaggcctttgatcatgtatttgactGTGTTAGAAGATTCTATGGGTTGTGTGTTGGGTCAACAAGacgagactggaaagaaagagcacgcCATTTACTACTTGAGTAAGAAGTTTACCGATTGTGAGTCCCGATATTCTATGCTTGAGAAAACCTGTTGCGCTTTGGCATGGGCTGCTAAGCGTCTTCGTCATTATATGGTTAATCACactacttggttgatatccaaaatggatccgatcaagtacATTTTTGAGAAGCCGGCTTTAACAGGAAGAATTGCTCGTTGGCAGATgttattgtccgagtatgatattGTCTACCGCACTCAGAAAGCCATCAAGGGTAGTATTCTTGCTGACCATTTAGCTCATCAACCAATTGAAGATTATCAGCCTATCAAGTTTGATTTTccagatgaagagatcatgtatttaaagatGAAAGATTGTGACGAACCATTGTTTGGTGAAGGTCCTGATCCAGACTCCAAgtggggtttgatatttgatggggcTGTTAATGTGTATGGTAATGGAATAGGGGCAGTTATCCTTACTCCAAAGGGTACTCATATTCCTTTCACTGCAAGACTCCGGTTTGATTGTACGAACAACATTGCAGAATATGAA atcaaaggaaaatgggaGACTCACCATGATGGTTTGGTACCTTACAGAGACTATGCAAGACGTCTGTTGACTTTCTTCAACAAGGTGGAACTGCACCACATTCCTCGGgatgagaatcaaatggcaGATGCCCTAGCTACTTTATCTTCAATGATCAAAGTGAATCATGGCAACGATGTGCCGCTGATCAGTGTCAAATTCCTTGATAGGCCTGCTTATGTGTTTGCAGCCGAAGCAGTTTTCGATGATAAGCCGTGGTTTCATGATATTAAAGTGTTTCTTCAAACTCAAGAGTACCCTCCTGGGGCATCCCGTAAAGATAAGAGAACTTTAAGAAGATTGTCTGGTAACTTCTTTCTAAGTGGAGATGTTTTGTACAAAAGGAACTTTGATTCAGTTTTGCTCAGATGTGTGGACCGACGAGAAGCCGATTTGTTAATGCATGAGATACATGAAGGATCATTTGGGACCCATTCTAGTGGATATTCAATGGCTAAGAAAGCATTGAGAGCAGGCTACTACTGGATAACGATGCATGCTGACTGCCATCACTATGCTAAGAAATGTCACAAGTGCCAGATTTATGCGGACAAGATTCATGTGCCGCCGTCTATGCTCAATGTTATCTCATCTCCGTGGCcgttctctatgtggggcattgataTGATTGGTCGGATCGAACCAAGAGCTTCCAATGGACATCGTTTCATACTAGTGGccattgactacttcaccaagtgggttgaagcggcGTCTTacgccaatgtgaccaagcaagtggtggtccggtttatcaagaacaatatcatatGTCGCTATGGCGTCCCTAACAAGATTATCACGGATAATGGTACGAATCTGAACAATAAAATGATGAAAGAATTGTGCGATGATTTCaagattgagcatcataactcttctccttatagaccccagatgaatggtgcggtcgaagctgcaaacaagaatatcaagaagaTTGTGCAGAAGATGGTGGTCACCTATAAGGACTGGCACGaaatgttaccctatgctctatATGGTTACCGTACTTCAGTGCGtacttcaacaggggcaacccctttttcCTTGGTGTATGGTACAGAAGCGATACTTCCCGTAGAAGTTGAAATCCCGTCTTTGAGAGTCTTGATGGAAGCTGAGTTGTCAGAGGCTGAATGGTGTCAGAATAGGTACGATCAGTTGAATCTGATTGAGGAGAAGCGCATGGCTGCTTTGTGTCATGGACAACTATATCAGACCAAGATGAAACAAGCATTTGAtaagaaggttcgtccccgtgaaTTTAAAGAAGGAGACTTAGTGGTCAAGAGTATCAAGTCTTTTCAACCAGACCCCAGGGGCAAGTGGACACCTAATTATGAAGGTCCCTATGTAGTGAAGAGAGCtttctctggtggtgctttaattcttacaaccATGGATGGAGAGGATTTACCTCGCCctgtgaattctgatgcagtcaag
- the LOC11407910 gene encoding calcium/calmodulin-regulated receptor-like kinase 1, producing the protein MKEESTGLIIGISIGVVIGVVLAISALICFRYHRKRSQIGNSSSRRAAAIPIRTNGADSCTILSDSTLGPESPVRSGRNGMNFWIDGFKKSNMISASGILEYSYKDLQKATYNFTTLIGQGAFGPVYKAQMSTGETVAVKVLATNSKQGEKEFHTEVMLLGRLHHRNLVNLVGYCAEKGQHMLVYVYMSKGNLASHLYSEENGNLGWDLRVHIALDVARGLEYLHDGAVPPVIHRDIKSNNILLDQSMRARVADFGLSREEMVDKHAAIRGTFGYLDPEYISSGTFTKKSDVYSFGVLLFELIAGRNPQQGLMEHVELAAMNSEGKVGWEEIVDSKLEGKCDFQEVNEVAALAYRCINRSPRKRPSMRDIVQVLTRILKARHQRNHHKKSLSATTDEVAIDVDEPENKGHVTDHRRDESIDSRHRRDESIDSATDMYDL; encoded by the exons atgaAAGAAGAATCTACAGGATTAATCATTGGAATTTCTATAGGTGTTGTAATTGGAGTTGTTTTAGCAATTTCTGCATTGATCTGCTTTAGATATCATAGGAAGAGATCACAGATAGGGAATAGTAGTTCTCGGAGGGCCGCTGCAATACCGATTCGCACAAATGGTGCTGATTCTTGTACTATTTTATCAGATTCAACCTTAGGTCCTGAATCACCTGTAAGGTCTGGTAGAAATGGCATGAACTTTTGGATTGATGGTTTCAAGAAAAGTAACATGATTTCTGCATCTGGAATACTTGAATATTCATACaa GGACTTGCAAAAGGCAACATATAATTTTACAACACTAATAGGACAAGGTGCATTTGGTCCTGTATATAAAGCTCAAATGTCTACTGGTGAGACTGTTGCAGTTAAAGTTCTTGCAACCAATTCTAAACAAGGGGAGAAAGAATTTCACACAGAG GTTATGTTGTTGGGAAGGTTACACCATAGAAACTTGGTCAATTTGGTTGGATATTGTGCAGAAAAGGGTCAACATATGCTTGTTTATGTTTACATGAGTAAAGGCAACTTGGCTTCCCACTTGTACA GTGAAGAGAATGGGAATCTGGGCTGGGATTTGAGGGTTCATATAGCTTTAGATGTAGCAAGAGGCTTGGAGTATCTTCATGATGGG GCAGTTCCTCCTGTCATTCATCGCGACATCAAATCTAACAATATTCTCTTGGATCAGTCCATGCGAGCCCGG GTTGCTGATTTTGGACTTTCAAGAGAAGAGATGGTGGATAAACATGCTGCTATTCGTGGCACCTTTGGCTATCTGGATCCTGAATATATATCATCCGGGACATTCACCAAAAAAAGCGATGTATACAGTTTTGGAGTGTTGCTCTTTGAACTTATAGCTGGCCGAAATCCTCAGCAGGGTCTTATGGAACATGTTGAACTT GCAGCAATGAACTCCGAGGGAAAAGTTGGTTGGGAGGAGATTGTTGATTCAAAGCTCGAAGGAAAATGTGATTTCCAAGAGGTGAATGAAGTGGCAGCACTTGCATACAGATGCATCAACCGTTCCCCAAGGAAGCGTCCTTCGATGAGGGACATAGTTCAAGTATTGACTCGGATCCTTAAAGCAAGGCATCAGAGGAATCATCACAAGAAGTCTCTTTCGGCCACAACAGATGAAGTTGCAATTGATGTTGATGAGCCAGAAAATAAGGGTCATGTTACTGACCACAGAAGAGATGAATCTATAGATAGTCGCCACAGAAGAGATGAATCTATAGATAGTGCAACTGACATGTAtgatttgtaa